A stretch of Desulfitobacterium dichloroeliminans LMG P-21439 DNA encodes these proteins:
- the rsmA gene encoding 16S rRNA (adenine(1518)-N(6)/adenine(1519)-N(6))-dimethyltransferase RsmA, with product MENAANYTRRLQKSGAKARKSLGQNFLIDDRIIEEIAAVSVGDPEQPIVEIGPGLGVLTRVLARKAEKIWAVELDREKVTLLQRELQGLPVDILNMDALKLDLTTIWGDQKGVLVGNLPYYITSPLLMHFLEQKDSLQSMVVMVQKEVADRLIAKPGGKDYGILSVAAQISAQGEKLFEVPPQAFWPAPKVTSAVVRFNLRPYPGLHVSEKDFFRVVKASFSQRRKTLGNSLAGGLSLDKKVVIEILAEAGIDQQRRAETLSIEEFQAVTEAVLNKSGHT from the coding sequence ATGGAGAACGCAGCTAATTATACTCGGCGTCTACAGAAGAGCGGAGCGAAGGCCCGCAAATCCTTAGGTCAAAACTTTCTGATCGACGATCGGATTATCGAGGAAATCGCCGCAGTAAGTGTTGGGGATCCTGAGCAACCGATCGTAGAGATTGGACCGGGGTTAGGTGTACTGACCCGCGTCTTGGCAAGGAAGGCTGAAAAGATATGGGCAGTGGAGCTCGATCGGGAAAAAGTGACCCTTCTCCAGCGAGAGCTGCAAGGCTTACCTGTGGATATCTTGAATATGGATGCCCTAAAGCTGGATTTAACGACAATTTGGGGTGATCAAAAAGGAGTTCTCGTCGGCAACCTCCCCTATTACATTACGAGTCCCCTTCTCATGCATTTTCTTGAGCAGAAAGACTCTCTGCAGAGTATGGTGGTTATGGTACAAAAGGAAGTAGCTGATCGCTTGATCGCAAAGCCTGGGGGCAAGGACTATGGAATCCTTTCCGTGGCGGCGCAGATCTCTGCCCAAGGAGAGAAGCTTTTTGAGGTTCCGCCCCAGGCATTTTGGCCGGCCCCGAAAGTTACTTCGGCAGTAGTTCGTTTTAATCTTCGTCCTTATCCGGGCTTACACGTGTCAGAAAAGGATTTCTTCCGAGTGGTTAAAGCCTCCTTTAGCCAGCGGCGCAAGACCTTAGGAAATTCCTTAGCCGGCGGGCTTAGCTTGGATAAAAAAGTGGTGATTGAGATTCTAGCTGAGGCTGGCATCGATCAGCAACGGAGAGCGGAGACCCTGAGCATTGAGGAATTTCAGGCGGTGACGGAAGCCGTTTTAAATAAATCAGGTCATACCTAA
- a CDS encoding methylenetetrahydrofolate reductase C-terminal domain-containing protein: MDNRFKQSLLDPNTLSITWELVPGRGAREKAQENALLAAEQAAQGGKVHALTITDNPGGNPAILADYLGQEILKLGIEPLVHFTCKDKNRNQMESQLYALDRAGVRNLLVMTGDYTVSGFQGRPKPVFDLDPTHTLELITQMNEGLGVPGPKGMSYHQPSDFFSGAAVSPFKATEAELMVQYYKLKKKVASGAQFIVTQLGYDVRKIHEVLQFMKLNNLNVPLVGNIYVLPFGAARIMNQNQLPGCVVTDKLLAEIDKERGAEDKGLSARLLRAAKMYALMKGMGFSGVHIGGHNLKYEQVEYIITKGEELSKEWMALIPEFDYPMPNGFYYYEKDPQTGLNTSTPVNRKSLPLDAPVGVAYSGMRMMHSMLFTPNKNLFPVMRKIYKGRKDNRKHSLEHLAKVITNDCKDCGDCAMFELAYLCPMSQCPKNQRNGACGGSYQGWCEVYPNEKQCVYVRAYARLKKYGEEGDLDSHHIPPANWDLYQTSSWSNFFLGKDHSGKILGIPTPEEEAQK; the protein is encoded by the coding sequence ATGGATAACCGTTTTAAGCAATCTTTATTGGACCCTAATACTCTCTCCATTACATGGGAATTGGTTCCGGGGAGAGGAGCACGGGAAAAGGCTCAAGAAAATGCTTTGCTCGCGGCTGAGCAGGCAGCCCAGGGTGGTAAGGTGCACGCCCTAACCATTACGGACAATCCTGGGGGAAACCCCGCCATTCTCGCTGATTATCTAGGACAAGAGATTCTCAAGCTGGGAATTGAACCTCTGGTACACTTTACCTGCAAGGATAAGAACCGTAATCAGATGGAAAGTCAACTCTATGCACTTGATCGAGCTGGGGTCCGCAATCTTCTTGTGATGACTGGGGATTATACTGTCTCAGGCTTTCAAGGTCGTCCCAAGCCGGTCTTTGACCTTGATCCCACTCACACCCTAGAACTCATCACCCAGATGAATGAAGGTTTAGGCGTTCCGGGACCTAAAGGGATGTCTTATCACCAACCTAGTGATTTCTTTTCCGGTGCTGCTGTTTCTCCCTTTAAAGCAACCGAGGCAGAGCTCATGGTCCAATATTATAAATTGAAAAAGAAAGTAGCTAGCGGGGCGCAATTCATCGTCACCCAGCTTGGCTATGACGTCCGTAAAATTCACGAAGTTTTGCAGTTTATGAAGCTTAATAATTTGAATGTTCCCTTGGTCGGTAACATCTATGTTCTTCCCTTCGGTGCAGCCAGAATCATGAACCAGAATCAGCTACCCGGCTGCGTGGTGACGGACAAACTCCTAGCTGAAATAGACAAGGAACGCGGTGCCGAGGATAAAGGCCTTAGCGCCCGCTTGCTAAGAGCTGCCAAGATGTACGCCCTCATGAAAGGTATGGGCTTTAGCGGGGTGCATATCGGTGGACATAATCTTAAATACGAGCAAGTGGAATATATCATTACTAAGGGTGAGGAACTTAGCAAGGAGTGGATGGCCCTCATTCCAGAGTTTGATTACCCCATGCCTAATGGTTTCTACTATTATGAAAAGGACCCCCAGACCGGTCTTAACACCTCTACCCCTGTCAATCGAAAGAGTTTACCTCTTGATGCCCCTGTTGGGGTAGCCTACAGCGGTATGCGTATGATGCACAGCATGCTCTTCACCCCCAATAAGAACCTCTTCCCTGTCATGCGGAAGATTTATAAAGGACGAAAAGACAATCGCAAGCATAGCCTTGAACATCTCGCCAAAGTTATCACTAATGACTGTAAAGACTGTGGTGACTGTGCCATGTTTGAATTAGCCTATCTTTGCCCCATGTCCCAATGTCCTAAAAACCAACGCAATGGTGCCTGTGGAGGTAGCTATCAAGGCTGGTGTGAAGTCTATCCCAACGAAAAGCAATGTGTTTATGTCAGGGCCTATGCCCGCTTAAAGAAATATGGTGAAGAAGGAGACCTAGATTCTCACCATATTCCTCCTGCTAATTGGGATCTCTACCAGACCTCCTCTTGGTCAAACTTCTTCTTAGGCAAAGACCATTCCGGAAAGATTCTGGGCATTCCCACTCCCGAAGAAGAAGCACAGAAATAA
- a CDS encoding G5 and 3D domain-containing protein — MYSLPIATYTDYWRSAKNRSLTMGGTLVLAGSTLMAVPPDTFPEKIEWRLPILEFEDVALTTQRPAIPIEEGISGIESSTIDSANAVPAFPSINGQVAMTYRIEDVEIPMGTEYIESDKILPGNSQISEEGQVGIERHVIRTTTVGGELTDEQMIHQFTLNAPKKRVVIQNTKPVVPLPVDLSQFNVVNTFEVEATAYTYTGNPTATGVWPREGLIAVDPRIIALGTEVYVEGYGYAIAADTGGAIKGNIIDVFFPSFQRCIEWGRRPVTIHILANK; from the coding sequence ATGTATTCATTACCTATAGCTACCTATACCGATTATTGGCGTTCCGCAAAGAATCGTAGTTTGACTATGGGTGGAACCTTGGTTTTAGCCGGGAGTACTTTGATGGCTGTGCCGCCTGATACTTTTCCGGAGAAAATTGAGTGGAGGTTACCGATATTAGAGTTCGAGGATGTAGCATTGACCACGCAGAGGCCAGCCATCCCGATTGAAGAAGGGATATCAGGGATTGAAAGCTCTACCATCGATAGTGCTAATGCTGTGCCGGCCTTTCCTAGTATTAACGGGCAGGTGGCTATGACCTATCGGATTGAAGATGTGGAGATTCCTATGGGTACAGAATATATTGAGTCAGATAAAATTCTGCCGGGAAACTCCCAGATAAGTGAAGAAGGTCAAGTAGGCATTGAACGCCACGTTATACGCACCACAACTGTAGGAGGTGAGCTGACTGATGAACAAATGATTCATCAGTTTACTCTTAATGCTCCGAAGAAGAGAGTTGTCATCCAAAACACAAAACCGGTTGTACCCCTTCCGGTAGATTTAAGCCAGTTTAATGTTGTAAATACTTTTGAAGTAGAGGCTACCGCCTATACCTATACAGGTAATCCGACAGCAACGGGAGTTTGGCCCAGAGAGGGTCTAATTGCGGTGGACCCACGAATCATTGCCTTGGGGACTGAAGTCTATGTGGAAGGATATGGGTACGCCATTGCAGCTGACACGGGAGGAGCTATTAAGGGCAACATCATCGATGTTTTTTTTCCCAGCTTTCAGCGCTGTATCGAATGGGGGAGAAGACCGGTAACCATCCACATTCTGGCAAATAAATAA
- a CDS encoding 3D domain-containing protein, whose protein sequence is MLEKTRTSVFSLVRSSRKAQISVTLLTVAFIVASVFLLKAETITVEIDGGKQSLTTLHSSVGKALERSKLGIYPEDIVEPNRDTLVSKGLEVKITRSIPIELTVDGQLYSVRTTAPTVGASLEDLSNRLGLNLKVTDEVNIDRESIMVADAKLEVRRAVPIKVQVDAQEIDTYLAPRTVEEALEKLEIVLGEKDKVSLPMNHVLEAEDEIRVVRVEEKVETIKSEVPFQTVAQTADFPVGLPDRIVTRGASGEHEQVVKITLEDGKEVSRQVLRQEVLRAPVTQVVSRGSQTKVSRGGQTFEFKRAYLMRATAYSGGGITATGHNVRYGVIAVDPRVIPLGTEVYVEGYGEATALDTGGAIKGNRVDLYMNTEAAAWTWGVRSVVVYVK, encoded by the coding sequence ATGTTAGAGAAGACACGAACTTCGGTCTTTTCCTTAGTTCGTAGCTCCCGTAAAGCCCAAATCTCCGTTACATTACTGACTGTAGCTTTCATCGTAGCATCAGTATTTTTATTGAAAGCCGAGACGATTACCGTTGAAATCGATGGAGGAAAACAAAGCCTCACAACCCTCCATTCGTCAGTTGGTAAAGCTCTTGAGCGTTCAAAGCTTGGTATCTATCCAGAGGATATTGTGGAACCGAATCGCGATACATTAGTTAGCAAAGGACTCGAGGTTAAAATCACGCGAAGTATTCCAATCGAGCTAACAGTTGACGGGCAGCTGTATTCTGTAAGAACAACGGCACCCACCGTGGGTGCATCATTAGAGGATTTGTCGAATCGTTTAGGGTTGAATCTCAAAGTAACGGATGAGGTTAATATCGATCGTGAATCTATTATGGTAGCCGATGCCAAACTAGAAGTTCGTCGGGCAGTACCGATTAAAGTCCAAGTCGATGCTCAAGAAATTGATACATACTTGGCGCCTCGTACAGTTGAAGAGGCCTTAGAAAAACTTGAGATCGTATTAGGTGAAAAAGATAAGGTATCCCTTCCCATGAACCATGTATTAGAGGCAGAGGATGAGATCCGAGTGGTTCGGGTAGAGGAAAAAGTGGAAACGATTAAGAGCGAGGTCCCCTTTCAGACCGTTGCTCAGACGGCGGATTTTCCAGTAGGATTGCCCGACCGCATTGTGACAAGAGGGGCAAGCGGTGAACATGAGCAGGTGGTAAAGATCACTCTCGAAGATGGTAAAGAGGTTTCGCGACAAGTATTGAGACAGGAAGTTTTACGGGCTCCTGTCACTCAAGTGGTTTCCCGTGGATCTCAGACGAAAGTTTCTCGTGGTGGTCAAACCTTTGAATTTAAAAGAGCTTATTTAATGAGAGCAACCGCCTATTCTGGAGGTGGCATAACAGCCACAGGTCATAATGTTCGCTATGGGGTAATCGCTGTTGACCCGCGAGTAATTCCTTTAGGCACAGAAGTTTATGTTGAAGGATATGGTGAGGCAACTGCACTGGACACCGGTGGTGCGATTAAAGGGAACCGGGTTGATTTATATATGAATACGGAGGCGGCAGCCTGGACTTGGGGTGTTCGTTCCGTTGTGGTTTATGTAAAGTAG
- a CDS encoding glycosyltransferase: MYDVVIPAHNEEKSILAVLATVLRLPIQRIILVLNGCTDRTLDLTRTIPDQRIHTIYFAEPLGIDVPRAIGALYARSTNSPGVLFVDGDISGNVYAELLDLLTALDEGTDVALTNCYPYITNRAKLAKLVLRFRGNLNKELGYFQTLGNATPTHGPHALSAKALGLITPEAIAIPPLTLVFAKRYNLNVKVATSIRHQDLKSPRKHRCHARLIAETIIGDCVMGLTLARDQEVTRSLEKHKMLGYHPDRRFDLLQLWAESLNASHSYCEKHLIIPRNSDWISG, translated from the coding sequence ATGTATGATGTAGTCATACCCGCTCACAATGAAGAAAAAAGCATTCTCGCGGTCCTGGCTACGGTATTGAGATTGCCCATTCAACGCATTATTTTGGTCCTGAATGGTTGTACGGATCGGACCCTTGATTTGACCCGCACTATCCCCGATCAACGAATTCATACCATTTATTTTGCTGAGCCACTGGGCATTGATGTGCCTCGTGCGATTGGTGCCCTTTATGCCCGCTCCACAAACTCTCCCGGTGTCCTTTTTGTGGATGGGGATATTTCAGGAAATGTTTATGCAGAGCTTCTGGACTTGCTAACCGCTCTAGATGAAGGCACGGATGTGGCCTTAACCAATTGCTATCCCTACATCACAAACCGCGCCAAGCTTGCTAAGCTTGTCCTCCGCTTTCGAGGCAACTTGAATAAGGAGTTAGGGTATTTTCAGACCTTAGGCAATGCCACACCCACCCATGGCCCCCATGCTTTATCCGCTAAAGCCCTTGGACTGATTACTCCTGAAGCTATTGCTATTCCTCCCCTTACCTTAGTATTTGCAAAGCGTTATAATCTCAATGTTAAGGTGGCCACCTCGATCCGCCATCAGGATCTCAAATCGCCCCGTAAACACCGCTGTCATGCTCGTCTTATTGCCGAGACTATTATTGGGGATTGCGTCATGGGTTTGACTCTTGCCCGAGACCAAGAGGTCACACGCTCCCTAGAGAAGCACAAAATGTTAGGCTATCACCCCGATCGACGGTTCGATCTACTCCAGCTTTGGGCAGAATCTTTAAACGCCTCTCATTCCTATTGTGAAAAGCATCTAATTATTCCGAGAAATTCCGACTGGATTAGTGGTTGA
- a CDS encoding N-acetylmuramoyl-L-alanine amidase family protein produces the protein MRKPVVIPGKRTQGMAIIIVITLMLGLVISVFHQGSAAVLGPQETKYKVVLDAGHGGYDPGAITKQGVYEKEINLEMAKRIKELLGPAGIEITLTREEDIDYVPEGVRGRQSKKQADLNHRISLATKAEADALISLHLNATPSGKNTGAETFYHFQSEPGKMLAETIQQELIKVPGMNRRIAKPGEFYLIKNSPMPAVIVELGYISNPKEFAKLQQPWYQDQLAQAVAKGVANYFGLP, from the coding sequence ATGCGTAAACCCGTAGTGATTCCTGGCAAACGAACCCAGGGCATGGCGATAATTATCGTGATTACTCTTATGCTTGGCTTAGTCATATCAGTATTCCATCAGGGATCTGCGGCAGTGCTTGGTCCACAGGAGACAAAGTATAAGGTTGTGTTGGATGCCGGACACGGCGGTTATGATCCGGGTGCCATTACCAAGCAAGGGGTCTATGAAAAAGAAATTAACCTAGAAATGGCTAAGCGGATTAAGGAACTGCTTGGACCTGCAGGAATCGAGATAACCCTGACTCGAGAAGAGGATATCGATTATGTTCCTGAAGGGGTACGGGGTAGACAGTCAAAAAAACAAGCTGATCTTAATCATCGTATTTCTCTTGCCACTAAAGCGGAGGCGGACGCGTTGATCAGCTTACACTTGAATGCCACGCCCTCGGGAAAAAATACAGGCGCGGAGACCTTTTATCATTTTCAATCCGAACCGGGCAAAATGCTGGCCGAGACCATTCAGCAAGAGCTTATTAAAGTCCCGGGGATGAATCGTCGCATTGCCAAACCGGGAGAGTTTTATCTAATTAAGAATTCTCCGATGCCGGCAGTGATTGTGGAATTAGGGTATATCAGTAATCCGAAAGAGTTTGCTAAGCTACAGCAACCTTGGTATCAGGATCAGTTGGCACAAGCCGTTGCAAAAGGGGTGGCTAATTATTTTGGCTTGCCTTAA
- the rnmV gene encoding ribonuclease M5 yields MIEELIVVEGKNDAHAVRRALGAVDILWTDGYGLTQEKLHFIAEAAQRRGVIVFTDPDSVGEQIRERISQRVPSAKHVYLAKKDARSKNDDDIGVENARPEDIRQAFNKIRSGSPESGQEKSGQKDIQMAQITFQANDLWEAGLVGSKDSNQRRLAVGKLLGIGDANGKQFLRRLNLFGITREEFAKAVKEARHGERS; encoded by the coding sequence ATGATTGAGGAATTGATAGTGGTCGAAGGGAAAAATGATGCCCATGCTGTGCGAAGGGCTTTAGGGGCTGTGGATATCCTGTGGACAGATGGTTATGGGTTAACCCAGGAAAAATTGCATTTTATTGCAGAGGCGGCGCAACGGCGCGGAGTTATCGTCTTTACAGACCCTGATTCCGTTGGGGAGCAAATCCGCGAACGGATTAGTCAGAGAGTCCCGAGTGCCAAGCATGTCTATCTCGCTAAGAAAGATGCTCGCTCGAAAAATGATGATGATATCGGGGTTGAAAATGCGCGGCCTGAGGATATCCGTCAGGCTTTTAATAAGATCAGAAGTGGTTCCCCCGAGTCTGGGCAGGAGAAGAGCGGTCAGAAAGATATACAAATGGCACAGATCACCTTTCAAGCGAATGATCTGTGGGAGGCTGGTCTGGTTGGGTCAAAGGACTCCAATCAGCGACGCTTGGCAGTAGGCAAGTTATTGGGGATAGGGGATGCTAATGGCAAGCAGTTTCTGCGGCGGTTAAATCTTTTTGGCATTACCCGTGAGGAGTTTGCTAAGGCAGTAAAGGAGGCAAGACATGGAGAACGCAGCTAA
- a CDS encoding heparan-alpha-glucosaminide N-acetyltransferase, which translates to MVKKLTQKRVLEIDYLRTLALALMILYHLVYDLDQWTTLNLDVDAPFWFIVGKTAALLFMFLSGLSGGFSHRPIKNGLRVLFWGMIISLVTYIIFPEQYVRFGILHFLGVMMLLYPLLRKLAPSFLILATVLAFAVGVYFSGLVVDTHLLLPLGLMYPGFSTMDYYPLFPYSGATFLGILGYRYLILPSTQTSVRKRAADPIFTWISRHSLEIYLIHQPILLAIILGIGFLF; encoded by the coding sequence ATGGTGAAGAAATTGACCCAAAAACGCGTTCTGGAAATTGACTACCTACGAACCTTAGCCCTTGCATTAATGATTCTTTATCATTTGGTTTATGATTTAGATCAGTGGACCACCCTTAATCTAGATGTGGATGCTCCCTTTTGGTTTATAGTCGGTAAAACTGCGGCTCTTCTGTTTATGTTCCTCTCCGGACTGAGCGGTGGTTTTAGCCACCGACCCATAAAGAATGGGCTTCGCGTGCTTTTTTGGGGAATGATCATTTCCTTGGTGACTTATATCATATTTCCAGAGCAGTATGTCCGCTTTGGGATTCTTCACTTCTTAGGGGTAATGATGCTCCTCTACCCGCTGTTACGAAAACTAGCACCTTCTTTTCTCATTCTAGCCACTGTTCTCGCTTTTGCTGTAGGGGTTTACTTCTCAGGTCTAGTTGTAGATACGCACTTACTGCTTCCCTTAGGCCTAATGTATCCTGGTTTTTCCACTATGGATTATTATCCTTTGTTTCCCTATAGCGGGGCAACCTTCCTAGGAATTCTAGGTTATCGTTATCTGATCCTTCCATCTACCCAAACCTCTGTTAGAAAAAGAGCGGCAGACCCAATCTTTACTTGGATCAGCCGCCACTCCTTAGAAATCTATTTAATTCATCAACCCATTTTGCTTGCCATTATTCTCGGCATTGGGTTTTTATTCTAA
- a CDS encoding methyl-accepting chemotaxis protein, whose product MKSIRTRLIIAFLMATVLMAVVIGGYNIYSQMTNSEKNLQAYRDTLFAEYDRGIKTDVEIAISLIDKVYKEQQAFLLTEEEAKAKAADLVRELRFEGENYFWIDTTEGVNVVLLGRDTEGKSRIEAKDPNGFAYVKDGFIKNGILEGGGYSDYEFAKPNETEPTPKRGYTLVFKPYGWVVGTGNWVDDINIKVTERELVYQEQLTKDITKTGVVMIIGLLIVVVFAFWMSQKIAKQIQRVALGAKEIAQGNLKIDKIAVGSQDELGQLAQDFNSMTENLTDLVKQISQAAEHVASSSQQLSAGAEQSAQASNEVAAAITEVAQGTENQMNAVNQVAAVVEEMAAGMDQVLTNTEYVVRSAEGTAQAAKKGQESIHTTIDQMDHIQKAVNNSASLVEQLGVRSQEIGQIVETIAAIADQTNLLSLNAAIEAARAGEQGRGFSVVAEEVRKLAEQSQTAAKQIADLIGGIQSDTDKAVEAMKYGTQEVETGAKVVTQAGSAFEEIAQLIQEVTEKVRGMSQEIAHISQGSEQIVSSVREVDQISKSIAEQTQNVSASTEEQSASVEEIASSSQVLARMSEEMEQALRKFKL is encoded by the coding sequence GTGAAAAGTATCAGAACACGTTTAATCATCGCATTTCTCATGGCAACGGTGTTGATGGCCGTGGTCATAGGTGGCTACAATATATACAGCCAAATGACAAACTCCGAAAAGAATCTGCAGGCCTATCGAGATACCCTATTTGCGGAGTATGACCGAGGAATTAAAACGGATGTCGAGATTGCCATAAGCCTAATCGATAAGGTATATAAGGAACAACAAGCATTTCTGCTCACCGAGGAAGAAGCCAAGGCTAAGGCCGCTGACCTAGTAAGGGAGCTACGCTTTGAAGGAGAAAATTACTTCTGGATTGATACCACAGAGGGCGTTAACGTGGTTCTTCTAGGTAGGGATACAGAAGGTAAAAGCCGGATTGAGGCAAAAGATCCTAATGGGTTTGCTTATGTAAAAGATGGTTTCATTAAAAACGGAATTCTAGAGGGCGGAGGCTATTCTGATTATGAATTTGCCAAACCTAATGAAACCGAGCCTACTCCCAAAAGAGGCTATACCCTGGTATTTAAACCCTATGGTTGGGTTGTGGGTACAGGTAATTGGGTGGATGATATTAATATAAAAGTTACTGAAAGAGAGCTAGTATATCAAGAGCAATTGACAAAGGATATAACGAAAACAGGAGTGGTCATGATTATTGGCCTTTTGATTGTCGTTGTTTTTGCGTTTTGGATGAGTCAAAAGATTGCGAAGCAAATTCAACGGGTCGCTCTTGGGGCCAAAGAGATTGCTCAAGGAAATCTAAAGATTGATAAGATTGCAGTCGGTTCTCAGGATGAATTAGGCCAGCTGGCTCAAGATTTCAACTCAATGACTGAGAATCTCACGGACTTAGTAAAGCAGATTTCCCAGGCGGCAGAACACGTGGCTTCTTCATCCCAACAATTATCTGCAGGAGCCGAACAATCTGCTCAAGCATCGAACGAGGTTGCCGCAGCAATTACTGAGGTTGCCCAGGGTACTGAAAACCAGATGAATGCTGTGAATCAAGTGGCAGCAGTCGTGGAAGAAATGGCAGCAGGAATGGATCAAGTTTTGACCAATACTGAATATGTTGTTCGTTCCGCTGAGGGCACAGCCCAAGCAGCGAAAAAAGGCCAAGAATCAATTCATACGACCATCGATCAGATGGATCATATCCAAAAAGCGGTTAACAATAGTGCTTCTCTAGTGGAACAGCTCGGAGTCCGTTCTCAAGAAATTGGTCAGATTGTGGAGACCATTGCCGCGATTGCCGATCAAACGAATCTTTTATCCCTCAATGCAGCTATCGAAGCCGCGAGAGCCGGCGAACAGGGACGAGGATTTTCTGTGGTAGCTGAGGAGGTTCGTAAGTTAGCTGAGCAATCCCAAACAGCTGCCAAACAAATCGCTGATTTGATTGGGGGAATTCAAAGCGATACTGATAAAGCTGTAGAAGCAATGAAGTATGGAACCCAAGAGGTAGAGACAGGGGCTAAGGTGGTAACACAGGCGGGGAGTGCCTTTGAAGAAATTGCCCAGCTTATTCAAGAAGTCACTGAGAAGGTTAGAGGAATGTCTCAGGAGATTGCACATATTTCACAAGGTAGCGAGCAGATTGTTTCCTCCGTCCGTGAAGTAGACCAAATCAGCAAGTCGATTGCAGAACAAACTCAAAATGTTTCTGCCTCTACGGAAGAACAATCCGCATCGGTAGAGGAAATCGCTTCTTCCAGCCAAGTTCTAGCCAGAATGTCTGAGGAAATGGAACAAGCCCTAAGGAAATTCAAGCTATAA
- a CDS encoding glycosyl hydrolase family 18 protein codes for MKRFLTLNLIAVLVMSLSLVGCNTAQQQNTQAPNQIATESGEPPKAEAETRKDVLGEEKRVVMGFYTDPEGEIPGSKEAMMKNIKLLDEVSFFWYSFDANGKIMTTGKKDLSIKEAAQKNGAKAYALIHNMRGGLFDANLAHSVFANPQTRSKFVNNILQLTLNEKWDGVAIDIEKTPPADRKNFIAFLGELHGVLKAKDKVLNVSIPAKFIDYPSDLWSGAYDYASIGKNADQIVLMTYDEHGLGTSHGPISSHAWVNKVISYAVTKIPREKIVLGLPVYSFDWGSNKPTMPDYLSFGQSMARAKKHGVQVGYDDEHKVPWYTYTANGVRHEVYFENKQSLQPKMEYAREHKLHGVAIWRLGMEDPAIWDSLIKTYGTNKNKK; via the coding sequence ATGAAGCGGTTTCTGACTTTAAATTTAATTGCTGTTTTGGTTATGAGTCTTAGCTTAGTGGGGTGTAATACGGCCCAACAGCAAAACACCCAAGCCCCTAATCAGATCGCTACGGAAAGTGGTGAGCCACCAAAAGCTGAGGCAGAGACTCGTAAGGATGTTCTTGGGGAGGAAAAACGCGTTGTCATGGGATTCTATACGGATCCTGAAGGTGAAATTCCCGGTTCAAAAGAAGCTATGATGAAGAACATCAAATTACTTGATGAGGTCTCCTTCTTTTGGTATTCTTTTGATGCCAACGGAAAGATTATGACCACGGGGAAGAAAGATTTAAGTATCAAAGAAGCAGCTCAGAAAAATGGAGCAAAAGCTTATGCTTTAATCCATAACATGCGCGGTGGCCTTTTTGATGCTAATCTGGCTCACAGTGTATTTGCCAATCCTCAGACGCGTTCCAAGTTCGTCAACAACATTCTTCAACTGACCCTGAATGAAAAATGGGATGGTGTGGCTATCGATATCGAAAAAACCCCCCCAGCCGACCGCAAAAACTTCATAGCCTTTTTAGGTGAGCTCCATGGTGTCTTAAAAGCAAAAGACAAAGTACTCAACGTTTCCATTCCTGCTAAGTTTATTGATTATCCATCCGACCTATGGTCTGGAGCTTATGACTATGCATCAATCGGTAAAAACGCAGACCAAATCGTCTTGATGACCTATGATGAGCATGGACTGGGAACAAGTCATGGACCGATTTCTTCTCATGCCTGGGTAAATAAAGTTATCTCCTATGCGGTAACGAAAATCCCTAGAGAGAAGATTGTCTTAGGACTTCCTGTCTACTCCTTCGACTGGGGGTCCAACAAACCGACCATGCCTGATTACTTATCCTTTGGACAAAGCATGGCTCGTGCAAAGAAACATGGAGTACAGGTAGGGTATGACGATGAGCATAAGGTTCCTTGGTATACTTACACGGCTAATGGTGTACGTCATGAGGTATATTTCGAGAACAAACAGAGCTTACAACCGAAGATGGAATATGCTAGAGAGCATAAGCTACATGGCGTAGCAATCTGGAGATTAGGCATGGAAGATCCCGCCATCTGGGATAGCCTAATTAAGACCTACGGCACCAATAAAAATAAGAAGTAA